Proteins found in one Maridesulfovibrio sp. genomic segment:
- a CDS encoding DUF4911 domain-containing protein has product MARRKRKPRPRPLPPPPENSCRMYIQIAPSDIAIFRFLMEAVENLALFTIADRFKGILMLRYSPHQEREFRQFMNGLKQEIDIKFLPNPSDPL; this is encoded by the coding sequence ATGGCCCGTAGAAAAAGAAAACCTCGCCCGCGTCCCCTGCCTCCGCCGCCGGAAAATTCCTGCCGCATGTACATTCAGATTGCGCCTTCTGACATCGCTATCTTTCGTTTTTTAATGGAAGCAGTTGAGAACCTTGCACTTTTCACAATAGCGGATCGTTTCAAAGGAATTCTGATGCTGCGCTACAGCCCGCATCAGGAACGTGAATTCCGTCAATTCATGAATGGCCTGAAACAGGAGATAGACATAAAATTTCTCCCTAATCCTTCTGATCCGCTGTAA
- a CDS encoding aminopeptidase P family protein — protein MSISSATYELRRENLRRQLKDRGHPPLLVSFAANRYYLSGFELHDPQCNETAGWLIIDPSGRDLLLTDPRYLDAARKVWNEDDIFIYSGRKFDAMRDFFKANGLSKISYDPKSINIFEHEKLNDFCELKPVSGLIEELRLIKDETEIKLMEESCALNHKVYELLEPKLQPGRSEAEIAWDVEQLFRNNGASELSFATIVGIGPNAALPHAIPGNDKLEDGSLVLIDMGGRLNDYCSDQTRTFWVGDTPSERFLTVRDQVQEAQTEAIKTLRPGLPIQHAYHTARSVFEKYGVEKYFTHSLGHGIGLETHEPPSVSPIASGELKPGMIITVEPGLYYPDWGGIRWEYMALITEDGYKIL, from the coding sequence ATGAGCATCTCAAGCGCCACTTACGAACTTCGGCGAGAGAATCTCCGCAGACAATTAAAAGACCGCGGTCATCCTCCTCTTCTGGTCAGCTTCGCAGCCAACCGCTACTACCTGAGCGGTTTTGAACTTCACGATCCCCAGTGCAACGAAACCGCCGGCTGGCTGATCATCGACCCTTCCGGGCGTGATCTTCTGCTTACCGACCCCCGTTACCTTGATGCAGCCCGTAAGGTATGGAACGAAGATGATATTTTTATCTACTCCGGCCGTAAATTTGATGCCATGCGCGACTTCTTCAAGGCAAACGGACTCAGTAAAATATCATACGACCCTAAATCGATTAATATTTTTGAACATGAAAAGCTGAACGACTTTTGTGAACTCAAACCGGTTTCCGGATTGATTGAAGAATTGCGGTTGATAAAGGATGAAACCGAAATCAAACTCATGGAAGAATCTTGCGCTCTTAACCATAAGGTTTACGAACTTCTTGAGCCAAAACTTCAGCCCGGTCGCAGCGAAGCCGAAATAGCATGGGACGTGGAACAGCTTTTCCGCAATAACGGCGCATCCGAGCTTTCATTTGCGACCATTGTCGGCATCGGCCCCAATGCGGCCCTGCCCCACGCCATCCCCGGAAATGACAAACTCGAAGACGGCTCGCTGGTACTTATTGATATGGGCGGACGCCTAAATGACTACTGCTCTGACCAGACCCGTACTTTCTGGGTCGGCGACACCCCTTCGGAACGGTTCCTTACCGTTCGGGATCAAGTGCAGGAAGCCCAGACGGAAGCCATTAAAACACTTCGGCCCGGACTGCCCATTCAGCACGCCTACCACACAGCCAGAAGTGTTTTTGAAAAATACGGGGTAGAAAAGTACTTTACCCATTCGCTCGGACACGGTATCGGCCTTGAAACACATGAGCCGCCAAGCGTCAGCCCCATTGCTTCAGGTGAACTGAAACCGGGGATGATAATCACTGTTGAACCCGGTCTTTACTATCCCGATTGGGGTGGTATCCGCTGGGAATATATGGCGCTCATTACTGAAGATGGCTATAAGATTTTATAG
- a CDS encoding FAD-dependent oxidoreductase, whose protein sequence is MKSRYVIIGAGPTGLGAARRLSELGEKSFIVLEKNSWPGGLASSFKDEKGFTWDIGGHVMFSHYEYYDKLIEDVLKGEYTEHLRESWVRMLDRWVPYPFQNNIRHLPNQEKWDCVRGLLPGERSEKTPENFLEWIHSIFGKGIARLFMEPYNYKVWATPPEKMAYSWIGERVSLVDLRSVLKNVLLERDELSWGPNNKFKFPLKGGTGTIFRNLAKTISSNIKYNSQVVEINSRAKFVKDAEGNIFEYDCLLNTAPIDILTMHWLASPAQNMINAAASLKHNSVVVAGIGLSTSRPDSRCWMYFPENNNPFYRVTNFHNYSPNNTPIPKKGRALMCEVSYSNDKVIDKKNILQQVEDGLVNTEMLKEEERKDIISRWSINVDYGYPIPCLQRDEALKVLQPALESMGIYSRGRFGGWKYEVSNMDHSVMQGVEWAERMINGQPETTYRIS, encoded by the coding sequence ATGAAATCCAGATATGTCATAATTGGCGCGGGTCCGACAGGACTTGGAGCAGCGCGAAGGCTTTCCGAATTAGGGGAAAAATCTTTTATTGTGCTGGAAAAAAATTCCTGGCCGGGAGGGCTTGCTTCCAGCTTTAAAGATGAGAAAGGCTTTACATGGGACATCGGCGGGCATGTCATGTTTTCCCATTACGAGTATTACGATAAGCTCATTGAAGATGTTTTGAAGGGTGAATATACAGAGCACTTACGCGAATCATGGGTACGCATGCTTGATCGCTGGGTCCCCTACCCTTTCCAGAACAATATCCGTCATCTGCCTAATCAGGAAAAATGGGATTGTGTAAGAGGGCTTCTGCCCGGTGAACGCTCTGAAAAAACACCCGAAAATTTTCTCGAATGGATTCATTCCATATTCGGCAAAGGAATCGCACGGCTCTTTATGGAACCATATAACTATAAAGTATGGGCCACCCCACCTGAAAAGATGGCTTATTCATGGATCGGTGAGCGTGTAAGCCTTGTCGACCTGCGTTCAGTGCTTAAAAATGTTCTTCTTGAACGCGATGAGCTTTCATGGGGACCGAACAATAAGTTTAAGTTTCCTCTCAAAGGCGGAACCGGAACCATTTTCCGCAACCTCGCCAAGACTATTTCCAGTAACATTAAATATAACTCGCAGGTGGTTGAGATTAACAGCCGGGCGAAGTTTGTTAAGGATGCCGAAGGAAATATTTTTGAATATGATTGCCTGTTAAACACCGCTCCCATCGATATTCTTACTATGCATTGGCTGGCATCTCCGGCGCAAAATATGATTAATGCCGCCGCCAGCCTCAAGCACAACAGTGTGGTTGTGGCTGGAATAGGGCTGTCCACTTCGCGTCCTGATTCACGATGCTGGATGTATTTCCCGGAAAACAACAACCCCTTTTACAGGGTTACCAATTTTCATAATTACTCACCCAACAACACCCCGATCCCTAAGAAAGGCAGGGCATTGATGTGTGAGGTATCATACTCCAATGATAAAGTTATCGATAAGAAAAACATCCTTCAACAGGTTGAAGACGGACTGGTCAACACAGAAATGCTGAAGGAAGAAGAACGCAAAGATATTATATCCCGCTGGTCAATTAATGTGGATTACGGCTATCCGATCCCTTGCCTGCAACGCGATGAAGCGTTAAAAGTTCTACAGCCTGCTCTTGAATCCATGGGCATCTATTCCAGAGGCCGTTTCGGCGGATGGAAATATGAGGTCTCCAACATGGATCACTCCGTAATGCAGGGCGTAGAATGGGCTGAACGCATGATAAACGGACAGCCGGAAACCACATACAGGATCAGCTAA
- a CDS encoding PstS family phosphate ABC transporter substrate-binding protein, producing the protein MKKIIALVAVMVMAFTGSAFAGSIQVKGSTTVLPLMQKTAEVFMKANPNVSISISGGGSSNGAKALIDGTTDIAMMSRDMKASEIQTATDNGRKPVQFVIALDCIVPIVNPANPVSKLTKDELWGIYTGKITNWKEVGGEDSKIVVISRDTSSGTYDCWKSKIMKKAGKKHRVFPGALLQASNGAVAQAVSKNKKAIGYVGLAYLNKELKGVVVNGVAPSVATAKDGSYPISRGLNLYTPGEPTGEAKALIDYMMSPAGQKLAADTGFIPVK; encoded by the coding sequence ATGAAAAAAATTATTGCTCTCGTTGCTGTCATGGTAATGGCTTTTACAGGTTCCGCTTTCGCGGGTTCCATTCAGGTTAAGGGTTCTACTACTGTACTGCCCCTTATGCAGAAAACTGCTGAAGTTTTCATGAAAGCCAATCCCAATGTTTCCATCTCCATCTCCGGCGGCGGTTCCTCAAACGGTGCTAAAGCACTGATCGACGGCACCACCGACATCGCCATGATGTCCCGTGACATGAAAGCCAGTGAAATTCAGACTGCTACCGACAACGGTCGCAAGCCTGTTCAGTTTGTTATCGCTCTGGACTGCATCGTGCCCATCGTAAACCCCGCTAACCCTGTTTCCAAACTTACCAAAGACGAGCTTTGGGGAATTTACACCGGTAAAATCACCAACTGGAAAGAAGTTGGCGGTGAAGATTCTAAGATCGTTGTTATCTCCCGCGACACTTCTTCCGGTACCTATGACTGCTGGAAGAGCAAAATCATGAAGAAAGCCGGCAAAAAACATCGTGTATTCCCCGGTGCTCTGCTTCAGGCTTCCAACGGTGCAGTTGCACAGGCTGTTTCCAAAAACAAAAAGGCTATCGGTTACGTTGGTCTCGCTTACCTCAACAAAGAACTTAAAGGTGTTGTTGTAAACGGCGTTGCTCCTTCTGTAGCTACTGCTAAAGACGGTTCCTACCCCATCTCCCGTGGTCTGAATCTCTATACCCCGGGTGAACCTACCGGCGAAGCTAAAGCTCTTATCGATTACATGATGAGCCCTGCAGGTCAGAAACTTGCTGCTGACACAGGTTTCATTCCCGTAAAATAG
- the pstC gene encoding phosphate ABC transporter permease subunit PstC: protein MIHSIFLITAFTSILVLFLIMMFLFIEGMPIFKHVSVTDFIFGHEWYPTDEDPAFGIWPLIVGSGAVTFVSSLIAIPLGVMTAIYLAEIAPLKVRNIIKPAVEMLAALPSVVIGFFGMVVVAPFLQNTFDIAVGLNLFNASVMLAFMAVPTITSLSEDAIYSVPPELKEASLALGATHWQSIYKVIVPASLSGISTGVILGMARSIGETMVVLMVAGGAGLLPTSIFDPVRPMPASIAAEMGEAPFHSDHYYALFAIGMVLFLFTMAFNLVADYVAHKYKQVGSATL, encoded by the coding sequence ATCATTCATTCTATCTTTCTGATAACTGCTTTTACTTCAATTCTGGTTCTTTTCCTGATTATGATGTTTCTTTTTATCGAGGGGATGCCAATCTTCAAGCATGTGTCTGTCACCGATTTTATTTTTGGTCACGAATGGTACCCCACCGACGAAGATCCGGCTTTCGGCATCTGGCCGCTTATTGTCGGTTCCGGTGCGGTTACATTTGTTTCTTCACTGATCGCCATTCCTCTCGGAGTAATGACCGCGATATATCTTGCCGAAATTGCGCCGCTTAAAGTTCGTAATATTATCAAGCCCGCAGTAGAAATGCTCGCCGCGCTTCCTTCTGTTGTCATCGGTTTTTTCGGCATGGTCGTTGTTGCGCCTTTTTTGCAGAATACTTTTGATATCGCTGTCGGACTGAATTTATTCAATGCCTCGGTCATGCTCGCTTTTATGGCTGTCCCGACTATCACCAGCCTTTCCGAAGATGCGATTTATTCTGTGCCTCCTGAATTGAAGGAGGCTTCCCTCGCTCTGGGTGCCACTCACTGGCAATCTATTTATAAAGTAATTGTTCCCGCTTCTCTCTCCGGTATTTCTACCGGAGTGATTCTCGGTATGGCGCGGTCCATCGGTGAAACCATGGTGGTACTGATGGTAGCCGGCGGGGCTGGGCTTCTGCCGACATCAATATTTGATCCGGTTCGTCCCATGCCTGCTTCCATTGCTGCGGAAATGGGCGAAGCTCCCTTTCATAGTGATCATTATTATGCACTGTTTGCCATCGGTATGGTCCTCTTCCTATTTACCATGGCCTTCAATCTCGTGGCGGACTACGTGGCCCACAAATATAAACAGGTCGGTTCCGCTACCCTGTAA
- the pstA gene encoding phosphate ABC transporter permease PstA gives MREKIQKVVFLLFKGAAAINGLALLIIVGFVLYYGLPAISWEFLTESPRDSMTAGGILPCIVGTIVLSYGALMVALPWGVATAIYLNEYATSPKLVRVIRLGINNLAGVPSVVFGLFGLSLFVTVMGMGVSILAGVCTLGALALPLVIGASEEALRSVPQTYREASLGLGATKWQTIYKVVLPAALPGMLTGAILTLSRAAGETAAIMFTAAVFFTPEMPQSLFDDVMALPYHIYVLATAGTEIEMTRHIQYGTSLVLITLVLSMNMLAIFIRAKMQRKGGK, from the coding sequence ATGAGGGAGAAGATCCAAAAGGTGGTCTTCCTGTTGTTCAAAGGCGCGGCCGCCATCAACGGACTTGCTCTGCTGATCATCGTAGGCTTCGTCCTTTACTACGGACTTCCGGCCATCAGCTGGGAATTCCTCACTGAATCTCCGCGGGATTCCATGACCGCAGGGGGTATTTTACCCTGTATAGTCGGAACTATCGTCCTCAGTTACGGGGCTCTTATGGTCGCGCTGCCCTGGGGAGTCGCCACGGCAATCTACCTAAACGAGTATGCAACTTCCCCTAAACTGGTACGGGTCATTCGTCTGGGAATCAATAACCTTGCGGGGGTTCCGTCAGTTGTTTTCGGGCTTTTCGGGCTTTCCCTGTTTGTTACCGTTATGGGGATGGGCGTTAGTATTCTGGCTGGGGTCTGTACGCTCGGCGCGTTGGCTCTTCCGCTTGTTATCGGCGCTTCGGAAGAGGCTCTCCGGTCTGTTCCCCAGACTTATCGTGAAGCCTCGCTCGGACTCGGGGCCACCAAATGGCAGACCATTTATAAAGTTGTTCTGCCCGCTGCTTTGCCCGGCATGCTCACCGGTGCTATCCTCACCCTTTCAAGGGCCGCAGGTGAAACCGCCGCGATCATGTTTACCGCAGCTGTTTTTTTCACTCCGGAAATGCCGCAGTCGCTATTTGATGACGTAATGGCGCTTCCTTATCATATTTATGTTCTGGCGACCGCAGGAACCGAGATTGAAATGACAAGGCACATTCAGTACGGAACCTCACTCGTGCTGATCACTCTGGTGCTCAGCATGAATATGCTGGCGATTTTTATCAGGGCAAAGATGCAGAGAAAGGGCGGCAAGTAA
- a CDS encoding TIGR01212 family radical SAM protein (This family includes YhcC from E. coli K-12, an uncharacterized radical SAM protein.), with translation MHRFYGLAARLRESFGERVQKIPLDFGFTCPNRDGHISRKGCIFCSPLGSGSGLYDRSMPIAEQWAHWQKKLDELYTTKLYLAYLQSYSNTYCTHQELECALSELEGLPGLVGLCIGTRPDCLDEGKLKLLKDLGLKETWIDLGLQSSNNATLERINRGHTAEQFAKAVEKAHAQGLDVCAHLIAGLPGETKEDFLNSVEFLNQLPIAGIKFHNLFVGQGTPLQKLYESGQYTPITKDEYITALVEAISILRTDIVIHRLKADAVPGELVAPEWARIKRIILNEIEQAMKNRGIWQGCARPDAPKELPEWYGPENKLRPKRRKKRA, from the coding sequence ATGCACCGTTTCTACGGTCTGGCCGCCCGACTGCGGGAAAGTTTCGGAGAACGGGTCCAGAAGATACCACTGGATTTCGGTTTCACCTGTCCCAATCGTGACGGACATATTTCCCGCAAGGGCTGCATCTTCTGCAGTCCGCTTGGCTCCGGCTCTGGACTGTACGACAGATCCATGCCCATAGCCGAACAGTGGGCGCACTGGCAGAAAAAGCTGGATGAATTGTACACGACGAAACTTTACCTCGCCTACCTGCAATCATATTCCAACACATACTGCACGCACCAAGAGCTTGAATGTGCCCTTTCTGAACTGGAAGGGCTTCCCGGACTCGTAGGGCTTTGTATCGGCACCCGCCCGGACTGTCTTGATGAAGGCAAGCTAAAACTCTTGAAAGATCTTGGGCTCAAGGAGACATGGATAGATCTCGGCCTGCAAAGTTCAAACAATGCCACCCTTGAGCGCATCAACAGGGGGCACACCGCGGAGCAGTTTGCCAAGGCTGTGGAAAAAGCACACGCTCAGGGACTGGATGTCTGTGCTCATCTCATCGCAGGATTACCGGGTGAAACCAAGGAAGATTTTCTTAATTCGGTTGAATTTCTGAACCAACTGCCCATTGCCGGGATAAAATTCCACAATCTTTTTGTGGGTCAAGGCACCCCGCTTCAAAAACTGTATGAATCAGGACAGTACACGCCCATCACAAAAGATGAATACATCACGGCGCTGGTCGAGGCCATATCGATCCTGCGCACAGATATCGTCATACACCGTTTAAAGGCCGACGCTGTGCCCGGTGAACTGGTGGCCCCGGAATGGGCGCGCATTAAACGCATTATTCTCAATGAAATTGAACAGGCCATGAAAAACAGGGGAATATGGCAGGGCTGCGCACGTCCCGACGCCCCGAAAGAACTGCCGGAATGGTACGGACCGGAGAATAAGCTCCGGCCGAAACGCCGAAAAAAACGCGCATAA
- a CDS encoding rod shape-determining protein, translated as MASIFDKILGSFSSDLAIDLGTANTLVYVKGKGVMLSEPSVVAVKRDVNGGSKVLAVGLEAKRMLGRTPGNIVAIRPMKDGVIADFEVTEAMLRHFISKVHNSRRLVRPRIMICVPTGITQVEKRAVKESAQSAGAREVYLIEEPMAAAIGANLPITEPTSNMVVDIGGGTSEIAVISLSGIVYARSVRVGGDKMDEAIMQHVKRKYSMLIGESTAETIKIKIGSAFPLEEEIEMEVKGRDLVTGIPQNILITSEEIRKAISEQVDSIVQGVRVALEQTPPELAADIVDRGIVLTGGGALLKGLDQLLSRETHLPITVVDTPLDAVVIGSGRALDEINIYKDVTID; from the coding sequence ATGGCATCGATTTTCGACAAGATACTCGGTTCGTTCTCCAGTGACCTTGCAATCGACCTCGGTACAGCTAACACACTGGTGTATGTGAAAGGTAAAGGCGTAATGCTCAGCGAGCCTTCTGTGGTCGCTGTTAAGAGAGATGTTAACGGCGGTAGCAAGGTCCTCGCTGTTGGGTTGGAAGCCAAGAGGATGCTTGGTAGAACCCCCGGCAACATTGTTGCTATCAGACCTATGAAAGACGGCGTGATTGCCGACTTTGAGGTCACAGAGGCCATGTTGCGTCATTTCATTTCAAAAGTCCATAACAGCCGCAGGCTGGTCCGTCCCCGGATCATGATCTGTGTGCCTACAGGGATTACTCAGGTAGAAAAAAGGGCGGTCAAAGAAAGTGCCCAGAGCGCCGGAGCCCGTGAGGTTTACCTCATCGAGGAGCCCATGGCTGCTGCTATAGGTGCGAATCTGCCAATTACCGAACCTACTTCCAACATGGTGGTAGATATCGGTGGCGGTACTTCCGAGATCGCAGTTATCTCCCTTTCCGGTATTGTTTATGCCCGTTCCGTTCGCGTTGGCGGGGATAAAATGGACGAAGCAATCATGCAGCATGTGAAACGTAAATATTCCATGTTGATAGGTGAGTCCACTGCCGAAACCATCAAGATCAAAATAGGTTCCGCTTTCCCGCTGGAAGAAGAGATTGAGATGGAAGTAAAGGGACGTGACCTTGTTACCGGTATCCCTCAGAATATTCTGATCACTTCCGAAGAGATCAGGAAAGCAATTTCCGAACAGGTGGATTCCATTGTTCAGGGTGTACGTGTTGCTCTTGAACAGACTCCTCCTGAACTTGCGGCCGATATCGTTGACCGGGGCATTGTGCTCACAGGCGGCGGGGCGCTGCTCAAGGGACTAGACCAGCTTTTAAGCCGGGAAACCCATCTGCCCATTACTGTGGTGGATACTCCCCTTGATGCCGTGGTTATCGGCTCCGGTAGAGCTTTAGATGAGATAAACATCTATAAAGACGTAACTATTGATTAA
- the mreC gene encoding rod shape-determining protein MreC, with protein sequence MKLKRAAIAVIIGLFIYLSLYSWNLRSGQLDRLAGFTGLEIVKWVLWPCEWVHDQSVLFLDKYVYLVGLKQLNDQLSSQNDLMRLEIMKLREKSAEADRYRLLLEIKPIRDWKTEGARVIAHRMGPTAALDTIIINKGVLSGVDFDTPVISPLGVVGRVVEPGISASKALLLTDLNSRISVRGQLHRSTGLLVGKGDGEPLSAKYMKLNAPVTKGEILVTSGLAGLFPPGLPVARITSVERSDISLFLDVEAEPLVDMEKIEEVLLLHRPIPVTNSTGGAANSTLQVDNSTVTEGR encoded by the coding sequence GTGAAGCTTAAGCGTGCCGCTATAGCCGTTATTATTGGCCTGTTTATCTACCTCAGCCTTTATTCGTGGAATTTGAGGTCGGGACAGCTGGACCGTCTGGCCGGTTTTACCGGTCTTGAAATCGTTAAATGGGTTTTGTGGCCCTGCGAATGGGTTCATGATCAATCTGTCCTTTTTCTTGATAAATATGTGTACCTTGTGGGCTTGAAACAGCTCAACGATCAGCTCAGTTCCCAGAACGATCTCATGCGCCTTGAGATTATGAAACTGCGTGAAAAGTCAGCCGAAGCTGATCGTTACCGTCTGCTGCTCGAAATCAAACCAATCAGGGACTGGAAAACTGAAGGTGCTCGGGTTATTGCCCACAGAATGGGCCCCACTGCCGCTCTTGATACGATTATTATCAATAAAGGAGTTCTCTCCGGAGTTGATTTCGATACACCGGTAATAAGTCCGCTGGGAGTTGTGGGACGGGTGGTCGAGCCTGGAATAAGCGCATCAAAAGCACTGCTGCTGACAGATTTAAACAGTAGAATTTCTGTGCGCGGTCAACTTCATCGTTCCACCGGCCTTCTGGTAGGGAAAGGGGATGGTGAACCGCTTAGCGCAAAGTATATGAAATTGAACGCTCCGGTTACCAAGGGTGAGATTCTTGTTACTTCCGGGCTTGCCGGACTGTTTCCCCCCGGCTTGCCGGTGGCCAGGATTACTTCCGTGGAGCGTTCCGACATTTCTCTTTTTCTTGATGTTGAGGCTGAGCCGTTGGTGGATATGGAAAAAATCGAAGAAGTGCTTCTGCTGCACCGACCCATACCTGTAACAAATTCCACCGGCGGGGCTGCCAATTCAACATTGCAGGTCGATAATTCCACAGTCACTGAAGGGAGGTAG
- the mrdA gene encoding penicillin-binding protein 2, with product MSLYESKTQQPPKNGLLLLQGLILLLFCIFALRFWYLQIHKGEYFSEQARNNQLRQDNLYAPRGLIRDRNGNLLAVNEPAYALGIVREDCKDLDATLITISKWTGVKLSKIKEVFKKSRRRVKPFEPLILVPNLSFEQVAVIEANSLRWPGLEVVVRPRRKYLQGPLLSHVLGYVAEVDEKELEGDPGLAVGDFVGKQGLEYVLEKRFRGIKGRRQNEVDATGRKLKEHILTPPIAGEDIDLSIDLKLQELGGKLLEGKAGAVVVMNPDNGQILAFVSAPSYDNNSFTNGLSQKEWLALRDDPRTPLQNRVIQSVYPPGSVFKMTVAGAGLHYGVVTPEDSIFCPGFVKLGKYTFRCWRRGGHGDTNLEKSLVESCDVYYYKLGKKLGVDRMSEYAFAAGYGKPTGISLPHEKSGLIPTRKWKRKRFGEIWHPGENLNFAIGQGYTLVTPLQVARSIASLINGGRLLRPQLLAGEPAEEQGRIPLTDAQREIIRKAMIATVDKPHGTARRLRMKGVVIGGKTGTAQVVKLTDELKNMKDKDIPYKYRDHAWMASFAEKGDKRYVVVCMVEHGLHGASGAGPVVKAIYDYIFKEKKEKK from the coding sequence ATGAGCCTGTATGAATCCAAGACACAGCAGCCGCCCAAAAACGGCCTTTTGCTTTTGCAGGGACTCATCCTGCTCCTGTTCTGTATTTTTGCCCTGCGATTCTGGTATCTCCAGATTCATAAGGGCGAATATTTTTCAGAGCAGGCCCGTAACAACCAGTTACGTCAGGATAATCTTTATGCTCCTCGCGGATTGATTCGGGACCGGAACGGTAATCTGCTTGCGGTCAACGAACCTGCTTATGCCCTCGGTATTGTCCGTGAAGACTGCAAAGATCTTGATGCCACTCTTATAACCATTTCCAAATGGACCGGTGTGAAGCTTTCTAAGATCAAGGAAGTTTTCAAGAAATCACGGCGTAGAGTGAAGCCTTTTGAACCGCTAATACTTGTCCCCAATCTAAGCTTTGAGCAGGTGGCGGTGATCGAAGCTAATTCGCTGCGCTGGCCGGGACTGGAAGTGGTGGTCCGCCCCAGACGTAAATATCTTCAAGGGCCGCTTCTCTCTCATGTGCTCGGCTATGTGGCCGAAGTTGACGAAAAAGAGCTTGAAGGTGATCCGGGTCTTGCCGTGGGCGATTTTGTAGGCAAGCAGGGGCTTGAATATGTGCTTGAAAAGAGATTTAGAGGGATTAAAGGCCGCAGACAGAATGAGGTAGACGCCACCGGGCGTAAACTCAAGGAACACATTCTGACTCCGCCCATTGCCGGAGAAGATATTGATCTGTCCATTGACCTGAAGCTTCAGGAACTGGGTGGTAAATTGCTTGAAGGCAAAGCAGGGGCAGTGGTGGTCATGAATCCGGATAACGGGCAGATTCTGGCTTTTGTGAGTGCTCCTTCCTACGATAACAACTCATTTACCAACGGGCTTTCCCAGAAGGAATGGCTTGCTTTGCGCGATGATCCGCGCACTCCTTTGCAGAACCGGGTTATTCAGTCCGTTTATCCGCCGGGATCAGTTTTTAAAATGACTGTGGCCGGGGCCGGCCTGCATTACGGAGTTGTCACTCCGGAGGATTCCATTTTTTGTCCCGGATTTGTCAAGCTGGGCAAGTATACCTTCCGTTGCTGGAGAAGAGGCGGTCACGGAGATACCAATCTTGAAAAGTCGCTGGTGGAATCCTGTGACGTTTATTATTACAAATTGGGCAAGAAGCTCGGCGTTGACCGTATGAGCGAATATGCTTTCGCGGCCGGATACGGTAAGCCTACCGGAATTTCCCTGCCGCATGAAAAATCCGGGCTGATTCCGACCCGGAAGTGGAAACGCAAAAGGTTCGGAGAAATATGGCATCCCGGTGAGAATCTTAACTTTGCTATCGGGCAGGGCTATACCCTGGTTACGCCTTTGCAGGTTGCCCGTTCCATTGCTTCTCTCATCAACGGCGGCAGACTGCTCAGACCTCAGCTTCTTGCCGGTGAACCGGCAGAAGAACAGGGGCGGATTCCACTCACCGACGCACAACGTGAAATAATTCGCAAGGCCATGATCGCCACTGTCGATAAACCTCACGGGACCGCGCGCAGGCTGCGTATGAAAGGTGTGGTTATCGGCGGTAAGACCGGGACAGCTCAGGTTGTGAAGCTCACCGACGAACTCAAAAATATGAAAGATAAGGATATCCCTTACAAATACAGGGACCACGCATGGATGGCCAGCTTTGCTGAAAAAGGCGACAAGCGTTATGTGGTGGTTTGCATGGTTGAGCATGGACTGCACGGAGCTTCCGGGGCCGGTCCTGTCGTCAAGGCTATCTACGATTATATTTTCAAAGAGAAAAAGGAAAAGAAGTAA